A region from the Lolium perenne isolate Kyuss_39 chromosome 4, Kyuss_2.0, whole genome shotgun sequence genome encodes:
- the LOC127292077 gene encoding D-xylose-proton symporter-like 3, chloroplastic, with the protein MAMASSICLPSPLATAASAVRVVASRAPTSNPGRRLRGLHSHARAAAGMDAFHVSSPGRDAEPLLHPGAAATHRRLRVRTHAQGAEEASVGAGGGGAAAEADYSLAAIILPFVFPALGGLLFGYDIGATSGATISVHSATLSGTTWFGLSSVQLGLVASGSLYGALGGSILAYRIADFLGRRVELITAAGLYISGALVTGFAPNFVVLIIGRLLYGIGIGLAMHGAPLYIAETCPPQIRGTLISLKELFIVLGILFGYLVGSLEIDVVGGWRYMFGFGAPLAAIMAVGMWTLPPSPRWLLLRAVQGKSPVEDNKKKAIQALRRLKGPSASDKVLTDEVENNLASIRAAYADQESEGSIFQVFEGASLKAFTIGGGLVLFQQITGQPSVLYYATSILQTAGFSAASDAAKVSILIGLFKFLMTGFAVFKVDDLGRRPLLIGGVSGITIALLLLAAYYKILNGFPYVAVGALLLYVGSYQVSFGPISWLMVSEIFPLRTRGRGISLAVLTNFGSNALVTFAFSPLQGYLGPANIFLLFAAISVLALVFVILIVPETKGLSLEDIESKILK; encoded by the exons ATGGCCATGGCGTCCAGCATCTGCCTCCCCTCGCCACTCGCTACGGCCGCCTCCGCCGTCCGCGTCGTCGCCTCGCGCGCTCCCACCTCTAACCCCGGCCGCCGCCTCCGTGGACTCCACTCTCACGCCCGCGCCGCCGCGGGGATGGACGCCTTCCACGTGTCGTCGCCAGGGCGGGACGCCGAGCCGCTGCTCCACCCCGGGGCGGCCGCCACTCACCGTCGGCTCCGA GTGCGGACGCACGCGCAGGGCGCCGAGGAGGCTTCGGTGGGCGCCGGAGGTGGAGGCGCCGCCGCGGAGGCCGACTACTCGCTGGCGGCCATCATCCTCCC GTTTGTGTTCCCTGCATTGGGTGGTCTCCTTTTCGGATATGACATTGGAGCGACTTCAGGAGCGACCATATCTGTGCAC TCTGCTACTCTCAGTGGTACCACTTGGTTCGGCCTCTCTTCCGTGCAGCTAGGGCTTGTG GCGAGTGGTTCACTTTATGGTGCTCTTGGCGGATCAATTCTCGCGTACCGCATTGCAGATTTTCTAG GCAGAAGAGTAGAATTGATAACGGCAGCTGGATTATATATTTCTGGTGCTTTGGTCACTGGATTTGCTCCTAATTTTGTAGTTCTGATCATAGGCCGTCTCCTTTACGGAATTGGCATTGGTTTG GCAATGCATGGTGCTCCTCTTTATATTGCAGAGACATGTCCTCCACAAATACGTGGAACATTGATATCCTTGAAGGAGCTGTTCATTGTATTAGGAATACTG TTTGGATACCTCGTAGGGAGCCTTGAAATTGATGTTGTAGGAGGATGGCGGTACATGTTTGGTTTTGGTGCTCCGCTGGCAGCTATAATGGCTGTTGGTATGTGGACTCTACCACCTTCACCTAGATGGCTGCTTCTAAGGGCAGTGCAAGGAAAAAGTCCTGTGGAAGACAACAAAAAGAAAGCAATACAAGCCCTGAGAAGACTGAAGGGCCCGTCAGCAAGTGACAAGGTTTTGACAGATGAGGTTGAAAATAATCTCGCCTCAATTAGGGCTGCCTATGCAGATCAGGAATCCGAAGGAAGCATTTTCCAAGTATTCGAGGGAGCAAGCTTGAAGGCCTTCACTATTGGAGGAGGACTGGTTCTCTTCCAACAG ATAACAGGCCAGCCAAGTGTTCTATACTACGCAACCTCCATTCTTCAG ACTGCTGGGTTTTCAGCTGCATCTGATGCTGCAAAAGTGTCGATTTTGATTGGGCTGTTCAAG TTTCTGATGACAGGTTTTGCGGTGTTTAAAGTCGATGATCTTGGAAGGCGGCCATTGTTGATAGGAGGAGTTAGTGGAATT ACCATCGCACTGTTGCTTCTAGCAGCATACTACAAGATTCTGAATGGCTTCCCTTATGTTGCTGTTGGTGCTTTGCTTCTATACGTTGGCTCTTACCAG GTGTCGTTTGGTCCAATAAGCTGGTTGATGGTCTCTGAGATCTTCCCGCTCCGAACAAGGGGACGTGGAATCAGCCTTGCGGTACTTACAAATTTTGGCTCAAATGCTTTGGTGACATTTGCCTTCTCACCTTTGCAG GGGTACCTTGGCCCAGCCAACATCTTCCTTCTGTTTGCAGCCATATCGGTGCTCGCCCTTGTGTTTGTCATCCTCATCGTTCCAGAGACCAAAGGGCTGAGCCTGGAGGATATCGAGTCTAAGATCCTGAAGTGA
- the LOC127292079 gene encoding L-type lectin-domain containing receptor kinase SIT2, with translation MLLHRPRRRRPIELAPVILLLLLLARYVAGTDEFLYAGFANGSVMTTGAAAVLAPSDSSGGLLRLTNDTKEVFGHGFHPAPLRFRDATTGAPLSFSTTFVIGIVPRYPDAHGHGLAFALAPSVAVPGSVAGKYLGLFNTSDSLGNGTSLIVAVEFDTVMDAEFGDVDENHVGIDVNGLHSVHATPTGYWRDDGAGGGRFENINLNGAEPIQVWIEYDGASARMEVTVSPAGTPRPAVPLVSCNLNLSSSVVADDTYVGFSGANGAAASSHYVLGWSFRLGGGRAQDLDLSQLPKLPSSPESSNKKSPPPLLLPMTLLVLAVVVLLLASAVAGALYARRRRRQFAEEEEDWERQYGPHRISYRELHGATNGFRDVIGTGGFGCVYRGVLPRSGAEVAVKVVSQGSRQGLREFVSEIASMSQLRHRNLVQLLGYCRRSGELVLVYDYMPNGSLDQHLYGRADRQAAGLSWEQRGRILRDVAAGLLYLHEGWEQVVVHRDIKAGNVLLDADMNGKLSDFGLARLYDHGGESQTTRVVGTLGYIAPEMSKTGKATTSSDVYAFGAFLLEVACGRRPVVFHRSDTDDSPPGLVELVLQHWKAGKIKEARDPRMGECVDEDDLELVLKLGLLCSHPDSLRRPSMRQVVKILEGAAPAPEMSPNDLGQSITLFEYSEAFDEFVGMSGISFPASSEMITMATTRTSSSSPSADEKRQLLFNE, from the coding sequence ATGCTTCTGCATCGGCCGCGGCGCCGGCGGCCGATCGAGCTGGCCCCGGTGatcttgctcctcctcctcctcgctcggtaTGTCGCTGGCACCGACGAGTTCTTGTACGCGGGGTTCGCCAACGGCAGCGTGATGACAACCGGCGCGGCCGCCGTGCTCGCCCCATCGGACAGCTCTGGTGGTCTCCTGCGGCTCACCAACGACACCAAGGAGGTGTTCGGCCACGGCTTCCACCCTGCGCCCCTCCGCTTCCGGGATGCCACCACCGGCGCGCCTCTCTCCTTCTCGACCACCTTCGTGATCGGCATCGTGCCGCGCTACCCGGACGCACACGGCCACGGCCTGGCCTTCGCGCTCGCGCCGTCGGTCGCCGTCCCGGGCTCCGTCGCCGGCAAGTACCTCGGCCTCTTCAACACGTCGGACAGCCTGGGAAACGGCACgagcctcatcgtcgccgtcgagtTCGACACGGTTATGGACGCGGAGTTCGGTGACGTGGACGAGAACCACGTCGGCATCGACGTCAACGGGCTGCACTCCGTTCACGCCACCCCCACCGGGTACTGGCGTGACGacggcgccggcggcgggaggTTCGAGAACATCAACCTGAACGGTGCCGAGCCGATTCAGGTGTGGATCGAGTACGACGGCGCCAGCGCGCGCATGGAGGTGACGGTGTCGCCCGCGGGGACCCCCAGGCCGGCCGTGCCGCTTGTGTCGTGCAACCTCAATCTCTCGTCATCCGTCGTGGCCGACGACACGTACGTCGGCTTCTCCGGGGCGAACGGCGCCGCCGCGAGCTCGCACTACGTTCTTGGCTGGAGCTTTCGCCTGGGCGGCGGCCGCGCCCAGGACCTCGACCTCTCGCAGCTCCCGAAGCTCCCGTCGTCCCCGGAATCATCTAACAAGAAATCGCCGCCGCCTCTGCTACTACCCATGACGCTGCTCGTCCTGGCCGTCGTGGTCCTTCTCCTGGCGTCGGCGGTCGCCGGGGCGCTCTatgcgcggcggcgccggcggcagttcgccgaagaggaagaagactGGGAGAGGCAATATGGCCCGCACAGGATCAGCTACAGAGAGCTGCACGGCGCAACCAATGGCTTCCGCGACGTCATCGGCACCGGGGGCTTCGGCTGTGTGTACCGGGGCGTGCTCCCGAGGTCCGGTGCCGAGGTCGCCGTCAAGGTAGTGTCCCAGGGGTCGCGGCAGGGGCTCCGGGAGTTCGTGTCGGAGATCGCGAGCATGAGCCAGTTGCGCCACCGCAACCTGGTGCAGCTCCTCGGTTACTGCCGGCGGAGCGGCGAACTGGTGCTCGTCTACGACTACATGCCGAACGGCAGCCTGGATCAGCACCTTTATGGTAGGGCCGATCGTCAGGCGGCGGGGCTTAGCTGGGAGCAGCGCGGCAGGATCCTCCGGGACGTCGCGGCCGGGCTGCTGTACCTGCACGAGGGGTGGGAGCAGGTGGTGGTGCACCGGGACATCAAGGCCGGCAACGTGCTCCTCGACGCCGATATGAACGGCAAGCTCAGCGACTTCGGCCTCGCTCGTCTCTACGACCACGGCGGCGAATCGCAGACGACGCGCGTCGTCGGGACTCTCGGGTACATTGCGCCGGAGATGAGCAAGACTGGCAAGGCCACCACGAGCTCCGACGTCTACGCCTTCGGGGCTTTCCTGCTCGAGGTGGCGTGCGGCCGGAGGCCCGTGGTGTTCCACAGATCGGACACCGACGACTCGCCGCCGGGGCTCGTGGAGCTCGTCCTCCAGCACTGGAAGGCCGGGAAGATCAAGGAAGCGAGGGATCCGAGGATGGGCGAGTGCGTCGACGAGGACGACCTCGAGTTGGTCCTCAAGCTTGGGCTGCTGTGCTCGCACCCGGACTCGCTGCGACGGCCGAGCATGAGGCAGGTGGTGAAGATCCTGGAAGGCGCCGCGCCGGCGCCGGAGATGTCGCCGAATGATCTCGGCCAAAGCATAACACTGTTTGAGTACAGCGAGGCGTTCGACGAGTTCGTCGGCATGTCAGGCATATCCTTCCCGGCGTCGTCCGAGATGATCACCATGGCCACGACGCGGACGTCGTCCTCGTCGCCCTCCGCCGACGAGAAACGGCAGCTACTGTTCAATGAGTAG